The following are from one region of the Melospiza melodia melodia isolate bMelMel2 chromosome 14, bMelMel2.pri, whole genome shotgun sequence genome:
- the RNF14 gene encoding E3 ubiquitin-protein ligase RNF14 isoform X2, producing MQFLKEETLNYLNISSPYELKMCPRGKGQGRTAAGPLEAGKDSGGATGSATAEEETVDARAVRDVESLSSLIREILDFDQAQRRKCFNSKMYSCGICFCEKRGSECMRFPECSHVYCKACLKDYFEIQIRDGQVHCLNCPEPKCSSVATPGQVKELVGEELFARYDRLLLQSSLDLMADVVYCPRPGCQTPVMLEPGCTMGICSCCNYAFCTLCKMTYHGVSPCKVTAEKLIELRNEYLEADETTKRFLEKRYGKRMFQKTLEEMESEKWLVKNSKSCPCCRTPIEKLDGCNKMTCTGCMQYFCWVCLSSLSRTNPYRHFDDPSSPCFNRLFQDMHIDNGEFWEGGDDH from the exons ATGCAGTTTCTGAAGGAGGAAACACTGAACTACCTGAATATTTCATCGCCATATGAGCTGAAAATGTGCCCTCGGGGGAAGGGGCAGGGCCGGACAGCAGCGGGGCCCCTCGAGGCTGGGAAggactctgggggtgccacgggctctgccacAGCCGAGGAGGAAACCGTGGATGCCAGGGCTGTGCGGGATGTGGAGTCCTTGTCCAGTCTGATCAGGGAGATCTTGGACTTCGACCAGGCCCAGAGGAGGAAGTGCTTTAACAGTAAGATGTACTCGTGCGGTATCTGCTTCTGTGAGAAGCGGGGCAGTGAGTGCATGCGCTTCCCCGAGTGCAGCCACGTGTACTGCAAGGCCTGCCTGAAGGACTACTTTGAGATCCAGATCAGGGATGGGCAGGTGCACTGCCTCAACTGCCCCGAGCCCAAGTGTTCTTCTGTCGCCACTCCAGGCCAG GTGAAGGAGCTGGTTGGGGAGGAGCTGTTTGCCCGCTATGACCGCCTGCTGCTGCAGTCCAGCCTGGACCTGATGGCTGACGTGGTTTActgcccccggcccggctgccaGACCCCCGTGATGCTGGAGCCCGGCTGCACCATGGGCATCTGCTCCTGCTGCAACTACGCCTTCTGCACCCTCTGCAAGATGACCTACCACGGGGTGTCCCCCTGCAAGGTCACTGCAG AGAAATTAATAGAATTGAGGAATGAATATTTAGAAGCAGATGAGACAACTAAAAGATTTTTGGAAAAACGCTATGGCAAGAGAATGTTTCAGAAAACCCTGGAGGAGATGGAGAGTGAGAAATGGCTGGTGAAGAACTCCAAGTCTTGTCCTTGCTGTAGGACCCCCATCGAG AAACTGGATGGCTGTAACAAGATGACCTGCACAGGGTGCATGCAGTACTTCTGCTGGGTCTGCCTGAGCTCCCTGTCCCGGACCAACCCCTACCGGCACTTCGACGACCCCTCCTCGCCCTGCTTCAACAG ATTGTTTCAAGACATGCACATTGACAATGGGGAGTTCTGGGAAGGAGGTGATGATCATTAG
- the GNPDA1 gene encoding glucosamine-6-phosphate isomerase 1: protein MKLIILENYSQASEWAAKYIRNRIVQFGPGPGRFFTLGLPTGSTPLGCYSKLVEYCRNGDLSFKYVKTFNMDEYVGLPRDHPESYHSFMWNNFFKHIDISPENVHILDGNAPDLQAECDAFEEKIKAAGGIELFVGGIGPDGHIAFNEPGSSLVSRTRVKTLAMDTILANARFFDGDLSKVPTMALTVGVGTVMDAREVMILITGAHKAFALYKAIEDGVNHMWTVSAFQQHPNTVFVCDEDATLELKVKTVKYFKGLMMVHNKLVEPLYSMKEMGAERSQSKKPYSD, encoded by the exons ATGAAGCTCATCATCCTGGAGAATTACTCTCAGGCCAGCGAGTGGGCGGCCAAGTACATCCGCAACCGCATCGTGCAGTTCGGGCCCGGCCCCGGGCGCTTCTTCACGCTGGGGCTGCCCACAG GCAGCACCCCCCTGGGCTGCTACAGCAAGCTGGTGGAGTACTGCCGCAACGGGGACCTCTCCTTCAAGTACGTGAAGACCTTCAACATGGACGAGTACGTGG GCCTCCCGAGGGATCACCCAGAAAGTTACCATTCCTTCATGTGGAATAACTTCTTCAAGCACATTGACATCTCACCAGAAAACGTCCACATCTTGGATGGAAACGCCCCTGATCTCCAGGCAGAGTGTGATGCATTTGAGGAGAAAATCAAAGCAGCTGGCGGCATCGAGCTCTTTGTTGGAG gCATCGGCCCCGACGGTCACATCGCCTTCAACGAGCCGGGATCCAGTCTGGTGTCCAGGACACGAGTGAAGACCTTGGCCATGGACACCATCCTGGCCAATGCCAGGTTCTTTGATGGTGACCTCTCCAAAGTGCCCACCATGGCTCTGACAGTTGGAGTAGGCACTGTCATGGATGCCAGAGAG GTGATGATCCTGATCACGGGAGCCCACAAAGCCTTTGCTCTGTACAAAGCCATCGAGGATGGTGTGAACCACATGTGGACGGTGTCGGCCTTCCAGCAGCACCCCAACACCGTGTTCGTGTGCGACGAGGACGCCACGCTGGAGCTCAAAGTCAAAACAGTGAAGTACTTCAAAG GTTTAATGATGGTTCACAACAAGCTCGTGGAGCCCTTGTACAGCATGAAGGAGATGGGAGCAGAGAGAAGCCAGTCCAAGAAGCCATACAGTGATTAa